The nucleotide window TGCCAAATGTCAGAGTGGAGGACTCAGCCTTTGCAGTGGTGGCTTGCAGACTGAGAAGCTGTCAGGGAGCTGTTACTAATGCCAGAAGACCTGGCATTGATGTTAGGTTGTAGTAATAGACTTCGAAGTCTAAGCagatggaaaatgttttgaGCACACAAAATTGGGCATTAATGTTGGCCTCTTTTAGCCATTGAGGCAAAGGTTCAAGGAGGACGTTGGGATATCTGTTGGTTGTTCAACTGTAAGCCCTTTAGAAGGGTAGTCTCCGAGTTTAGTTGTCAAAATGCCATCAAGAGGTAGATTTCTCCAGAAGATGACTCCCTGCATTGCAGATTTTTTGAATCTTTCATTCTGGCTGTCAAGGGACCTTATGGAGACTTGCCATTTAAGCATGTAATGTTGGATTCTGaatatcttaattttcttttttgcaagGACTGGCTTAATTAGATAATAAATATACCCACTAGCTCTGCACTGTGAGGGACAAAATGCACTACAACAAACTCTGCCAGGCCAAACCATGTGaggatttgctgctgctgctgaggaggggtTTGTTTGCATCAGCTGCATATCCTTGCCATAGGAGAGAAGCTCTTAGTAGGATGTGCatgtacatttttaaagcacCTTAATTACAGTATTGCAAAACATCTACTATGCATATTGAGACACAGTTGTAATGAAATTAGTAGCTTGAGGGTTTTATTGaggtttttaatatatttgaatagctttgcttttgtttataCTTTTAATAACTTaactccttttttatttctaggcTTTAGTACTGCTAAAGGACAGCTTGTTCGTTCCATACTGTATCCAAAGCCAACTGATTTTAAGCTCTACAGAGATGCCTATTTGTTTCTCCTGTCtctggtggtggtggcaggCATTGGGTTTCTTTACACAATTGTCAATAGCATCTTAAATGAGgtatgttttcatttctggtCCAGAATTGCCATATTTTAGAAAAGAGTGATCATGACTTCCATCACACTTAAGATGATGAGAAGCAATTTgatttaaagtgatttttttttgctctgttttataTCAATGAAATGAGACAAGGTTACTGAGAATAAAATTCAGCACAGAAGCAGAATTTGAATATCTTACAGAGAAATTTGAGTTTACCTTGATTTCTCTTGATCCAATTACTAGATTTTTATCTTTGTTATATGTAAGATTACTATCTGACTTGTATACAGTTGGAAAAAATAGGATACAGCACATCTAAAAcatgctgcaggaaaaaaaatccttatcaAAAAATAACCTGATAACTGTTaacttttttggtttgtttttttttcctctcaaaaaatTCTGCATTATTCAGCTAATGTTTTAAAGTAATATATTTCCAGGGGATAAAGTGCAAATTTGAAGTTACGCATTGTGGATAATTTAGGACTGGATTATTATGGTTGCTGAATATGGGTGAAGATTGTGCTAAATTTCTGGGCAATCCAGAACACGCTGTACTGGGGAAAACAATGTGTGGGTTTTACTCTTGGTAGCACTTCAGTGGGATAGTGAATCTGTAAGCAGTGAGTTCTTGTTCATTAACTCTGACCTCTGTTGCAGGTTCCAGCTCATACCATCATCATCGAGTCTCTTGACATTATCACTATCACGGTGcctccagcactccctgctgCTATGACTGCTGGCATTGTTTATGCACAAAGAAGGTTGAAAAAAATTGGCATCTTCTGCATCAGCCCACAAAGGATAAATATTTGTGGCCAGCTGAACCTTGTGTGTTTTGATAAGGTTAGGTGAATTTTGAAAACTTGCCACCTGGAGGGGCATTGTCTTAGAAAAGGGAGTTTGTGtaggcaaaaaaggaaaacgCATTACTTTTCATATAAGTTAGAACATTTGTGATCTGTTAGCTTCCAGATATTCAGTGTTTACCATCTGTTAAGTCTCTTAATTTAATCTTCTCTAAAATGTTGTAATAGAGCTGCTTTCTTACCTTAAGACTTCCAAGTCCCATCTTAACTACTGGCACATCAGAAATGTGAGAGTAGAGGCTTATTAACAGGTTTGTTTAGAACACAAGCTTCTGAAGAACTCAGTGTGGAGTCAgactttttctcatttttactcATTTCAATGAAAAGCTGAGTGAGCATATTTTGTTAAGATTCCTCAACGAAACATGAGTGAAAGAGTAATGCTGCTAGACAGAATTCTTTGCTGTTGGCTGCTTCCTAGATAAAATCCATTCTCCTCCTTATACTTATTGAGATAAAATCTGATACTAAATGTATTATTTCATTTGTAAATACATTTCAGTTACTGTTCTAACTATGTAAGATAGTACTAATGGTTTAGTCCCTGTTTTCCATTGTCCCCAGTCCCTGGATATTGAGATGATGTATACTGATGATTAAACAGACCCTTAAAATCTTTGGATTTTAATTTGTCCTGTCTCTAGTGAGGGGCATGACTGCtttgaatgttttttaaagttatttaacAGGCTTGGAACTTAGTTACTAGCAAAAAGCAAGTATTACACTGTATTTTCTGTCCCGTAGTCTTGATTTGtatgtgaaaatgaaagaaaatatattgttCAAGTGCAATTAGCTTAAATAGCTGCTAATTTTTGCTTTGCCTGaagataatttatttctgaaggcTTTTTCTTCATGCCATGCCCCTTGGTCTCTTTTGCAGACTGGCACACTTACTGAGGATGGCTTGGATCTTTGGGGAATTCAGCGGGTGGAAAATGCTCGGTAAGGATGAGCTCAGAGCTGATAGTAAATATGATCCTCAGTTGTAGTGTAACAGCTTCAGcagaatagaatagaaaatTCAGTGTGAGCTCATATATGTTTACATTTCTGTAATGAGCTGTAGGAGTGCCACTTAAACTGTGGTTTAGGTGTAGTGCAAGTTACAACTCCCCAGCAAAGCTGAGGTAGAATTTTATTTGTTAGAGTCTGAGACCTCATTAGGGTCATACTGCAAAACTGTTGCAGATACTGTTGCATGTTTCTTTAATCCTGTCCTCCTAAGCGATGACTTTTCAGGCTGCTAAAATGAATTATCTTATTAGCTGAATTAGCTAATTAAGTTAAGTACAAAGTGATAAGAGGGCTTTGTATGAGACATCAACCTAGACAGGGAATGAACACTCAGTGTTTGAAGGAGGAAGAAGTTGTCATGGTTTCTGAAGATTCCAGCCCAGAGTcctaatttgttttctgtgatgtgTGAAAATACAAGTGAAGGGACTTGTGCAGtcaattttcttctgttaatcTAAACAAACCTTTTGAAATGGCtcataataaataattacaGCCCTAAGTATGTTATTACTTCAttgtttcagtttccttttgCCGGAAGAGAGGGCTTGCAGTGAGAGCTTGCTGAAGTCAGAGTTTGTTGCTTGCATGGCAACTTGTCATTCCCTTACAAAAATTGAAGGGGTACTTTCTGGGGATCCGCTTGATTTGAAGATGTTTGAAGCAATAGGATGGGTaagtgctggtttttttcctgaaaattgcATTATGAACAAGTCAAAGTTAATGAATGTATAAATTagttgattttttctttttaaatacagattttagaAGAAGCAACTGAAGAGGAAACAGCCCTTCATAATCAAATCATGCCGACAGTGGTTCGACCTTCAAAACAACTTTCCCCAGAATCCAAGCAAGCAACAGATCAAGAAATGGTATAAAAACTCAAAACAATTGatttaaagaaacacattttactGTATGCTGTGGTTCTGGCTGATAAAACTGAAACATGATCAGAACTGTGAGGGTTTTGATGGCAAAGACACAACAAGCATGTTTAAACCGTTGTTGAAGGTAGTGGTTCAGTATATGCCACTTTCAAGGTGAGCAAACAGTGTCAGCATTATTACCTTTACAGACTGGTTATAAAGTACAGAAACGCTTTTTGAGCTTACACCTTTTAATATTGGTGTTGTTACCAAATTCCTACTGTGTTAATGAGGTGCTTAGGTGTGCTCACCTTGCAGTTTCAGTTACAACAATCATTTGTTAACGTCACTGTGTGGTGTGGAATTCTGCCACTGTTGTACCTTAGAGATATATTAAGTGCTgagtaaaaaaacaaaatgtacTTAGCAGATTTAAAAGTTCGTTCTAGCtgtattttgaagtatttttaaatatttcacgAAGGGAAATTTTAAGCATGTGAATGTATATCCAGATTATCACAGGGTAGTGGGAGAGTATAACAGGTCAGTTCATCTGTATGAGTCATATTTTGTAGTACATAAAAGTGTCTTTCTTTTGTTCAGAGCTCAGTGTCACGTGCACAGCAGCAATTACTTTGCAGCAGTTGACATCTGAACATTCTTGAAACTTACTAcatgattttttgggggatatACTTAATAATCGTGGCCTCATTCTGAAACATCATTGTACTTCAGTCTTTTACAAAGGCTAAACAAATGGTTTGGACTATGAAGGGTCTTGCAAATTCTAATAAAGAAATCAAGCTCTGCAGTTCTACTGTGTCTCACTTAAAGTAAAGGATATTAAACAGATGcagtatatttatatttagcTTTTATGAAATCCATTGAAAATACAATATGACTTGATACCAAGAATGCTGTGCAGGTTCATTTACTGATTTATGTTGAAATAATTTGTAGCTgaagaaatacttaaaattgaTATTTAGGgtgactgtatttttttttttttttcaggaattgtTTGAGCTGTCGGTAAGTACACTTTTCCATTAGGAACATACCTATTTTTCTTAAGATGTATGTGGATGTaacccttttcttccttccttcctgtgtgACACAGACTGGGTATGAAATTGGAATTGTGCGCCAGTTTCCGTTTTCCTCGGTGTTGCAGCGCATGTGTGTAATAGCCAGGGTTCTAGGGGAAAAGAGAATGGATGCTTACATGAAAGGTGCCCCAGAAGTGATTGCCAGCTTGTGTAAGCAGGAAACAGGTAAAGGGgcaaactatttttatttcttctataGCTCAGCTGaaagatgaatattttaataactcTAAACTTGATCTTTCTAAAGTTCCTGTTGACTTCGAGCATGTCCTGGAAGAATATACTAAGCAGGGCTTCCGAGTTATTGCTCTTGCTCACAGAAAACTGGAGTCTAAGCTTACGTGGCACAAAGTCCAGACTATTAGCAGGTAAGAGTGACTTCACTTTTTTAATAAGTAACAGGCTTTAAAAGCTGCATGCTTTGAATTAATATgtaatgtgtatttttgtttaaatcaaTTACTACTCTTGTTTAGCTTTCTTCTGTCCTGACATACATAGTTCTGTGCATCCTTTAGTTGTGGCCTGGACATTTAAGATAAGGAAGTTTTTTCTGCAATGAAGTGAATTCAGAGGATGAGCTTTAAGCTGGAAATGAActggaatattattttcatgGTGTCCAATTTACACTATTGTGGCAGTAAACCTCATCTGATTTATTTACTTGCACATACTTATGTCATCTCTGTTTATTAAGGATAATAGCAAGTAGGTGAAATCCTCCTGTGCATGTTTGATGCAGTTTCTTTGTCTTCTAAAGGCAGCATGTCCATTTTCACATTGCAGAGCTTGTCAGAGGTTTGGGAGGTAGAAAGGTTTCTTCCTTCAACTAACCTCCTGTTAGTTATTTTTCAGCTGAGCCTAGTTTTGTGAATAATGTAGTCTTTCCCACAGTGTTTGAATGTGTAGCATAGCTATGAAAATGCCAGCTTTAACTGTGTTCTTTTGTATCAGCCCTGTGTACAAGGTGAACATTtggcaaagcagagaaatgagtTTTCCAGTTTCAGGTGTGAAAATTTACAGTAGCAGTAGCCAAGACCTGTAAATATGCTGATGTTTTTATGTAAACCAAAGTTAATTAGTTTCTCTGTTTAATTAGGTAGTGCCTGTTAATCTTGCATGCCTTTGTAACATAATGTGGTGGCTTTTATGTTAAGGTTCAGCtaatttggaaaacaaagatgTGCACTCTAAACATATCTTAATATTTGGCCTGTGAATGCAGTTAGTTTCAGAGCATGTTTTCTAGCTATAACCTTTTTGAGACTGTAATTTCCTTTAGAAAGCATTCTCatggaagaaactgaaaattgtGCTTGAGAGGAAACAACATTTTCTCACACTGGTTTTCAATTAAAACAAGGGAAATAAGTGTAAATTATTGTGATGGTATCTCTCACATCACTTTTTATAAAGCAAATTACTTCATGGTTAAAAAGCCACACATTCTTCTTTAATAAGCAGAAAATCAGGCTTTTAAGGCTTCATCTAATAATTGTAAATCTTATAATCTCTTCCTTGTCTCTTTTTCATCAGAGATGCTATTGAAAGCAACATGGATTTTATGGGGTTAATTATAATGCAAAACAAGTTAAAGCAAGAAACCCCTGCTGTACTTGAAGATTTGCATAAAGCCAACATTCGCACTGTCATGGTTACAGGTTAGCATGTAAACATACTCAAAGGTCAATCTCTTCTTGGTCTTGTTCTGGTATGGTGTATGAAGTCAAATTTTAGGGTCAGTAGGCTTACACTGTGTTTATAGCAACAGGGAAGTTTAGAAACTTACGAAAGTATACAGAcactaatttatttctttttgggTGCAAGTTGCTTGGTAAgtcagagaaagcagaagaggtTCTAATTCCACTTCATAGTTTCTGCTCCCTAGCTCTGTGTACAAGCTACTTGATACTGAATTGGAGGATGAAAACCCTTAGAAGTCTTCCAAATTAGGCTAAGTGAAAGTCCTGGTCTAATTTTATGACTGAActtgctttgagcaggaggttggactggatgTCCTGAGGGTCCCTACCATTTTGATTTATACTATGAAAAGTCACTTTgcattggatttttttggggagaATGACTTAGGTCCTTGTAAGTGTGCTAGGTGTCTGTGCTCAGTGTTTTCCATACAATATGTGTTGGCTTTTTAAATCACAGGTGGTGTGATTTTGGAGTGTTTTGCTAGGCTAGCAATACACTCTCTGTTTGCATGTTCTGTGACTGTgtaaaaagcagtattttaaatggCTGCATGTTTTCTGCCTGATTTTCCATATACACTAAGATTTGGTCAATAAGAGATCTTTATGACTCCAAGTAGCACACAAAATTTCTAGGGTAGGGGGTTTACCTGGTAGGCTTTGATTGTTGTCTGTAGGCTTGGTTTGCTCTGAGGTTGTCACTGGTACGTGGGGCAGTCTTCCTTCTAGTTCTAAACTGGCTTTGTTAGCTTTTCTCTTATGGGGAATATCAGTGTATGATTGATTCTTTTCTGACTGAAGCCCttttaaatgcaattatttAACAGGGGATAACATGTTAACTGCTATCTCTGTGGCCAGAGACTGTGGAATGATTCTACCTCAGGATAAGGTCATTATTGCTGAAGCACTACCTCCAAAGGATGGGCAGGCTGCCAGGATCAACTGGCATTATGCAGATACCCTCGCAAAATGCACTAGTTCATCACCAGCCATAAACTCAGAGGTAACATGACTATATTATGCCCTTAGAGTGTAAGCAGTTAGTTTTACTGTTCTTCTTATGTTATTCCATTAAATAAATCTTCTGTTAAGTGTCAATTCAGAATTGATATACTAGTTAACTTTCAGATCTTCAAATACCAAAGACTAGtaaagcagctgagggaggtaGTTTTTCAACTGTGATATGACATTTGACATTTCACTTGTGCAGGAGACAGGGCTTTTTCCCAACATTTCAATCTGTTAAGACTGCTCTAGCTGCTTGTAGTTGAAACATTAAACCACATTTTCTTACTAATAAGTAAGTGTTTTCATTATATGAGGATTTTTCAAGTGACATTCTTACAAACCTTCGCTTGTGTGGGATCTGTAGGAATACCCCTCTGAGTATTAGCTTGAAATGGCAAGGTATCTGTGTAATGCATTACAGCTGGAGTATTAAACTACTTTTGATAGGATATTCCAGTTAAATTGGTCCATGAAAGCCTTGAGGATCTCCAGATGACAAAATACCATTTTGCAATGAATGGGAAGTCATTCGCGGTGATTTTGGAGCATTTTCAGGACCTGGTACCCAAGGTGAGCATTTTACTTGAGTATGGGTACTTTCAATGGTGAACAGACTGCCCTGTGAGCATTAAGAActcttctctcttccagctCGTGCTGCACGGCACCGTGTTTGCTCGCATGGCGCCTGATCAGAAAACGCAGTTGGTGGAAGCTTTACAAAATGTAGAGTAAGTATTTGCTTAAGCATAGAAAGCGAGAGGGTTGACTGTGTTTGGTGTGATAGGAGACAAAAATTATGCATGCTGCTAGCTTTTGTGCCTGAAGAAAAAGGTTGGGCTGatggaacttcttgtgttgGTAGATCAGCCTATTAGCTGATCCAACAGAATGAGAGTAGTACCATCTGCTGGCTAGTTGTGAAAGTTGCAGACTTTTCATGAAGTTTTAAATGAGGAGTATGTGCATAAAGTGActaacatatttttttaatgcagttgcTTGGTTTATGAAACAAACTCATCAAATATCTTCTGTGTATTACCAGAAGTATTATCAGGATGATTTCTGTTCACATTGATCAATATGTGACTGTTGGTGTCAGGCCTTGCAGCTCTACAAGATACTACAGAAGTGTCATTGCCTAGAGCAAAGGTTCTGTTCTTTAGACCACCTTGTCTGATAGAGAGCTAATTCACCATTATTGCTTTGATTGACATGTCAGTCGTGTTACTTTTCTGTCTACTTCCTTATATGTGTAACAGCAACAGTAATTGAGTTCAGCATTAATGATCACACATAATGTTATGCAAACCCTGAATAACTCAAAGCAATATAGAAGTAATTAATGAAATAAGCTAAATGGCCTGTGGTTGGAGAATGGTCCAGAATGCTGAtgtctgtttggtttttataGTTACTATGTGGGCATGTGTGGAGATGGAGCAAATGACTGTGGGgtaagtatatttttattttccatacagAACTGTTCAGTTAAATTGTACAGCTGAAAGCAAGTCCTAAAATGGTCTCTATTTCAATGTTACCTGGCAGGCACTAAAGAGGGCACATGGTGGTATATCTCTGTCTGAACTTGAGGCTTCTGTGGCATCACCATTCACTTCCAGGACACCCAGTATTTCCTGTGTGCCAAAGCTGATCAGGTAATGCCACTGACCGTGAACTTCAGTGTGTCTGTGTAACTCATTTTGCATGCTCTATTTTAGTATATATTTGATGTTGTAAGAAACCAGTGTGAATTACAGAACAATCCATACATTTATAGTGGTTCTGTTTCTGTACTGAAGGTACTCTGAGCATAACCCTGCCATAGCATGATTTACTATTTTGTTATAAAATCCTTTGTCCATGTAAAgttaatttttcaaagcatgACCAAACTTCTACACATTAGTCTTTAATTTTGTCATAGTGACTTTGCTAGTTTCCATAAAGGCTGTTATAATTGCAAGCAGTAAAAATCTTCAGGTGATTGCTCAGCACCATACAAAGTAGAAGACAATTTCTAAACAGGTTTTGACCAATTTTTTACTCTTGAATTGGAAGTTAGGTAATGATTTTTGGATAAAGGTCAGCCAAAGAAGAATCTGGGGATCTGTGGGGTACTAATGAAGTAATGCATtatcagaaacatttctgaagtcagcagctctgtggctgacTCTGTGTTCATTCAATCATGCAGTAAACTAATGCTTCATAGATGTTTTTGTAGAAAAACCTTCATTTTAAAACCTCTGTTAGAAAGCCACACGAAGTCCAAAGAGGACTGAAGTTAGGTGGTGGCTGAGTTCAGAAGGCATGCCCACAATTTTGATGTTGGTGGAAGTGTGTCATTCTGACTcctgtttctctctctgtctgcaGCCTAATGTCCCTCAAAGGGTTTTCTGGTGTGTTTAATTGCAGCTAACGTTTTGGTAGGCAGAACTGAACTGCTTGCAGAGAAGGCTTTGTAGTTACATGATTGCATCTATTTTGACAGGGAAGGCCGTGCTGCTTTAATAACTTCCTTCTGTGTGTTTAAATTCATGGCATTATACAGCATCATCCAGTACATCACTGTTACTTTGCTGTATTCTGTAAGTATTCTCTAAATACTTATGCAGTGTCAGCACAATTCAGAAATTTGAAAGTTGATAGATATTTAATGCAAATTGTTGCAAGTCCCTTTGAGTACAACACATGcattcaaaaatacatttagacTAAAAGTATTGTTagtattttgggtttttttatattaacTGTACAAAATACATGGTAGTATCTATTTAGAAAAGACAATAACCAATGGCTGTGAAAAGAAAGTCTCTACAGTGGGAAGTCCAGATAAGCatataaacaaagcaaaaatacaaatttcaaTTATGTAAAAACTTTCAGCAGTTTGAAATAGCCTAACATTTTCTAAAGGGCAATGCATTCCTTTTATGTTAGAATTGAAAGAAGTTGGAAGTACTGATTTTGGGAGGGGCAGCGGGTAAAGCAAAGTGGAGTATTTCCTGTTAATATGATTGGATTCATAATAATGGCATGTGGTAGAAATCTTGTATTTTAGTTTGCATTCTGAGTCAGTTAAAGCTGCAGAGTATTAAAGGACCTTTGAGGTGGAAATTTTGACAGCTGTATGAGTACCTAGTGAGGCTATGGTGTTTAAAGAACTGTGGGCCTCAGATGCTATTGCATTGGTGTATAAGATTCAATAATGTAATTTTGATTACAAACAAATTTCAATTGCAAATAGCTTATCCATCTTGAAATTGTTTCATACCGTGATACTTCAGGAATTGTTCTGTGAATTGTAGAGTATTGAGGGTTTCTGCAGGTAAAGGAAGCCAGTTTGACAGGACACTGTCTTGTTTATAGAGTGAAATTCAAAGAATTAATGCCGTAAGAGTATCACTGTAAATTTTTTGGGGTGTGAAGAAATTACCAATGTTTCAGTTGTGATTTCTCTCTAGATCCTGAGCAATTTGGGAGATTTCCAGTTTCTCTTCATTGATTTGGCAATCATTTTGGTGGTTGTCTTCACTAGTAAGTATTGTACTGAATTACTATTGCTGGCTTCTGTGAACCACTTTTTGCTTGGTCAGATTTTCTTCAATACCTAATTACATGTGGTTTTGAGAAAACACTGTGACATACAGTGAAGATGTTATGACTATTACATCTGTGCATTaagaaacccaaaccaccaCCGTGTATTGAATTAAACTCATATGGAATTTGTGAAGTGTCCTCATACAAGAAGCAGGACATGGGCACGATCTTGGGCAACTAAGTCTTCACAGTACAGGAAGCTGGTTTTGGAATCAAACCAGGAGTTATTGCAATATCTTGCTCAAATGTTTTGATTCCTTTCATTCTTACTTTGAACTTCTGTCCACAAAATGTTACATTCAAAGTATTGCCTATTGAAACATTTGATTCCACATATGAGCCTAGCCTTCAATTCACTGGCTAGCAGTAGAATTctattttcaagttttaataaaaacctCTTCATTGAAGCAATGGCAGTCCAAAACCAAGGAGGCAAGCTGTAAGTCCTTGTGCCAGACAAAGGGAATTTGGCCAGACACTACTAATTCCTTAAGTCTCATGGTGCTACTGTCCCCTGCtatgctgtgctgctggggaagcagcCTGTAGACGGCACTGTGGCATTGTTCTAGGGCTTTACGATCTTTTCAAGGTAGTTTCACATTTGCAGTTCTGGACTAAATATTAAAGTGATGTCATGAGCAAGACATTCTGATTCCACAGAATGTGAACAGGATAACTCTTGAAAACCATAATGATGTAATGTGtcatttgttttttgttctctttgcaGTGAGTCTGAACCCTGCTTGGACAGAGCTTGTTGCACAAAGGCCTCCATCAGGTCTTATCTCAGGTCCACTTCTGTGTTCCGTGTTGTCTCAGATCATCATCTGCCTTGCTTTCCAAACCTTTGGGTTCTTTTGGGTCAAACAGCAGTCCTGGTATGAGCCTTGGACAGCAGACTCTGAGTAAGTGTTTCAGTGGCTCTGTGCAGGGTACAGTAGTAATTGGAAAGCTATAGGCAATAATTGCTCTCTTCTTTCTTGCCCCCCTTTGGGgactttgaaaataaagcttCTGTATGGCAGCTTTTTACTCTGCCgatttcttctgaaaagcatACTAATATATGGGAGCTACCCAGtggctgaaaagcaaaattGGGTCAGAGTCAGATGGCTTGGTCTAATGACTCTTCAACTTTAGGACAGATGAGGTAGAAGTTTGAAATTAATGGTTCAGATctattttatctctttcatATTATAAAGCTTTGTTTTACTGTTAGTTACAGTAAATCAAAttcatttttttgaaaatgaagacgtgttttaattttttttttagattgcaatattttcttgcttgtttcTGAAGTTTGTCTACAATGACAGTTTTTAAACGGTTCACGTGGAAAATTTACAAACTGGAAGCATAACAGAACTCGAAGCTCTGAATTCAAAAAAATTGCTACCTCCTTGCCACAGTTTTGAGTTATTTCTTAGTACCTGTAATATGTTCTCAAGTTTAAGCTTTTTTGCTACTGTAGCAATTTGTTCTGTCATTACTTTTGTAAATAAGTGGACCTTATTTGCCTCTTCTCCATAGCTCAGTGTTCAATGCTTTTATGTTGTAGTGCATGTAATGTGTTGGACACCAAGAACACCAGCTCTGCACACCACGGGAATGAGACTATTCATGATGaacattacattaaaaattatgaaaacacaACTTTGTTTTTTATATCCAGCTTTCAGTACCTCATAGTGGCAATTGTATTTTCTAAAGGAAAGCCCTTTAGACAACCATGCTACAAAAATTGTAAGTCCTTTCTTGGTATATAGAGTTCCAAATAAAACTCCCAAGTGACTGTGCATTTGTTGACAATTCTGTTATGCCAATTCAGCAGCAGTAGTGTTGCTAGGAGATCATAGTGCAATTATCCTCTGATCATCACAGctagaaataatgaaatactaAACTGTATGGAGGAATTTGTGTTAATAGTTGCTTTGTTTGTAGAagtatatgtgtatatacatttCAAAGTGAG belongs to Corvus moneduloides isolate bCorMon1 chromosome 10, bCorMon1.pri, whole genome shotgun sequence and includes:
- the ATP13A3 gene encoding probable cation-transporting ATPase 13A3 isoform X3, giving the protein MEKEEKKYVNKAEEDEMEIYGYDLCRWKLVLVTVGVICSGGFLLLLLYWMPQWRVKATCKRSALKDCEVVLLRTTDEFKIWFCAKVRVMPSLGANPLRNPNPLVHKVSNGHAVHFSESAAEENKNDSKKYLPIRYFTHHSVKYFWNDSVQSFDVVRGLDESTFCSAIHNEHSTGLTKGMHDYRKAFYGVNEIAVKVPSIFKLLVKEVLNPFYIFQLFSVILWITDEYHYYALAIVIMSVISIVSSLYTIRKQYVMLHDMVAAHSIVRVSVCRGNQEIEEILSTDLVPGDTMLIPSNGTIMPCDAVLLSGTCIVNESMLTGESVPVTKINLPNPSEYPKAVGDEIYSPEVHKRHTLFCGTNVIQTRFYTGELVKALVVRTGFSTAKGQLVRSILYPKPTDFKLYRDAYLFLLSLVVVAGIGFLYTIVNSILNEVPAHTIIIESLDIITITVPPALPAAMTAGIVYAQRRLKKIGIFCISPQRINICGQLNLVCFDKTGTLTEDGLDLWGIQRVENARFLLPEERACSESLLKSEFVACMATCHSLTKIEGVLSGDPLDLKMFEAIGWILEEATEEETALHNQIMPTVVRPSKQLSPESKQATDQEMELFELSTGYEIGIVRQFPFSSVLQRMCVIARVLGEKRMDAYMKGAPEVIASLCKQETVPVDFEHVLEEYTKQGFRVIALAHRKLESKLTWHKVQTISRDAIESNMDFMGLIIMQNKLKQETPAVLEDLHKANIRTVMVTGDNMLTAISVARDCGMILPQDKVIIAEALPPKDGQAARINWHYADTLAKCTSSSPAINSEDIPVKLVHESLEDLQMTKYHFAMNGKSFAVILEHFQDLVPKLVLHGTVFARMAPDQKTQLVEALQNVDYYVGMCGDGANDCGALKRAHGGISLSELEASVASPFTSRTPSISCVPKLIREGRAALITSFCVFKFMALYSIIQYITVTLLYSILSNLGDFQFLFIDLAIILVVVFTMSLNPAWTELVAQRPPSGLISGPLLCSVLSQIIICLAFQTFGFFWVKQQSWYEPWTADSDACNVLDTKNTSSAHHGNETIHDEHYIKNYENTTLFFISSFQYLIVAIVFSKGKPFRQPCYKNFLFVLSVIVLYVFIFFIMLHPVEPIDGFLELVCVPPEWRLRIVIIVILNAVVSVLTEEAGDRCGVSFLSSLFGCREKTPKAKYMHLAQELLVDPEWPPKPRTTTEAKVPSQENGSYQIITVT
- the ATP13A3 gene encoding probable cation-transporting ATPase 13A3 isoform X1; the encoded protein is MEKEEKKYVNKAEEDEMEIYGYDLCRWKLVLVTVGVICSGGFLLLLLYWMPQWRVKATCKRSALKDCEVVLLRTTDEFKIWFCAKVRVMPSLGANPLRNPNPLVHKVSNGHAVHFSESAAEENKNDSKKYLPIRYFTHHSVKYFWNDSVQSFDVVRGLDESTFCSAIHNEHSTGLTKGMHDYRKAFYGVNEIAVKVPSIFKLLVKEVLNPFYIFQLFSVILWITDEYHYYALAIVIMSVISIVSSLYTIRKQYVMLHDMVAAHSIVRVSVCRGNQEIEEILSTDLVPGDTMLIPSNGTIMPCDAVLLSGTCIVNESMLTGESVPVTKINLPNPSEYPKAVGDEIYSPEVHKRHTLFCGTNVIQTRFYTGELVKALVVRTGFSTAKGQLVRSILYPKPTDFKLYRDAYLFLLSLVVVAGIGFLYTIVNSILNEVPAHTIIIESLDIITITVPPALPAAMTAGIVYAQRRLKKIGIFCISPQRINICGQLNLVCFDKTGTLTEDGLDLWGIQRVENARFLLPEERACSESLLKSEFVACMATCHSLTKIEGVLSGDPLDLKMFEAIGWILEEATEEETALHNQIMPTVVRPSKQLSPESKQATDQEMELFELSTGYEIGIVRQFPFSSVLQRMCVIARVLGEKRMDAYMKGAPEVIASLCKQETVPVDFEHVLEEYTKQGFRVIALAHRKLESKLTWHKVQTISRDAIESNMDFMGLIIMQNKLKQETPAVLEDLHKANIRTVMVTGDNMLTAISVARDCGMILPQDKVIIAEALPPKDGQAARINWHYADTLAKCTSSSPAINSEDIPVKLVHESLEDLQMTKYHFAMNGKSFAVILEHFQDLVPKLVLHGTVFARMAPDQKTQLVEALQNVDYYVGMCGDGANDCGALKRAHGGISLSELEASVASPFTSRTPSISCVPKLIREGRAALITSFCVFKFMALYSIIQYITVTLLYSILSNLGDFQFLFIDLAIILVVVFTMSLNPAWTELVAQRPPSGLISGPLLCSVLSQIIICLAFQTFGFFWVKQQSWYEPWTADSDACNVLDTKNTSSAHHGNETIHDEHYIKNYENTTLFFISSFQYLIVAIVFSKGKPFRQPCYKNFLFVLSVIVLYVFIFFIMLHPVEPIDGFLELVCVPPEWRLRIVIIVILNAVVSVLTENVLLDMILWKVVFNRDKQGESRLTIPQPPQEAGDRCGVSFLSSLFGCREKTPKAKYMHLAQELLVDPEWPPKPRTTTEAKVPSQENGSYQIITVT